The Clostridium sp. AWRP genome has a window encoding:
- the acpS gene encoding holo-ACP synthase — MIFGVGVDIVEIRRIEQAVSKHSNFIDRIFSKNEVEYLKNKNLRPEFIAGRFAAKEAIVKALGTGFSGFDFRDIEVDRTALGKPIVVLKGKAKLIANKCGNYKIHLSISHGVDNAIAYAVMEVDEVEDSDCKNS; from the coding sequence TTGATATTTGGGGTTGGAGTTGATATAGTTGAAATCAGGAGAATAGAACAGGCTGTTAGTAAACATTCGAATTTTATAGATAGAATTTTTAGCAAAAATGAAGTAGAATATCTTAAAAATAAAAATTTGAGACCTGAATTTATAGCAGGAAGGTTTGCTGCTAAGGAAGCTATAGTAAAGGCACTAGGAACTGGATTTAGTGGCTTTGATTTTAGAGATATAGAAGTAGATAGAACTGCTTTAGGTAAACCAATTGTAGTATTAAAGGGAAAGGCGAAGTTAATAGCTAATAAATGTGGAAATTACAAGATCCATCTCAGTATATCTCATGGAGTGGATAATGCTATAGCCTATGCTGTAATGGAGGTAGATGAAGTTGAAGATAGCGACTGTAAAAACAGCTAG
- a CDS encoding NAD(P)H-hydrate dehydratase has protein sequence MKIATVKTARSVDGYSINELKIPGIVLMENAALKVVKNIDLKKCDSFCVICTKGNNGGDGFAVARHLYNLNKKVHVFLVGKESGMSEDCSINYNILKNLRINLNVVDSEESLTQLKECIKESDVTIDALFGTGISRNILGIQDSVITLINKYGSYVISIDIPSGLNGDSGNVIGNCVRANKTITFQLYKMGFLKYGSDRFTGEVIVEDIGIPNLAVEKFSGSEFIMDQNFIKGKLKIRDKFSHKGDYGRVLVIAGSRGFTGAAYICTQGAVRSGAGLVTLGCYRDIQPILSEKLVEGMTIALEENLKLEDTIEKSDAIAIGPGMGANDSTLRLVKKVITTFRKTVVIDADGINVLSGNLNILKEKKCDIILTPHLGEMSRITGLGIEYIRENRIKVAKDFAKEYNVIVLLKGYNTIITDGNSVAINSTGNSAMASGGMGDCLTGIIASFSAQKQRPFEAASIAAFIHGYVGEELSKDMYSVNASHVLHQLPFSIKKLTE, from the coding sequence TTGAAGATAGCGACTGTAAAAACAGCTAGATCTGTAGATGGGTACAGTATAAATGAATTAAAAATACCAGGGATTGTACTTATGGAAAATGCAGCACTAAAGGTAGTGAAAAACATAGATTTGAAAAAATGTGATTCTTTCTGCGTAATTTGTACAAAGGGAAACAATGGTGGAGATGGCTTTGCCGTAGCAAGACATCTCTATAATTTAAACAAAAAGGTTCATGTATTTTTAGTTGGAAAAGAAAGTGGAATGAGTGAAGATTGCAGCATAAATTACAATATTTTAAAAAATTTAAGAATTAATTTAAATGTAGTAGATTCAGAAGAAAGCCTTACACAACTTAAAGAGTGTATAAAAGAAAGTGACGTTACTATAGATGCTTTGTTTGGAACAGGAATTTCCAGAAATATACTGGGAATACAAGATTCTGTAATAACTCTTATTAATAAGTATGGCAGCTATGTTATTTCTATAGATATTCCCTCAGGGCTTAATGGCGATAGTGGAAATGTTATTGGAAACTGTGTGAGAGCTAATAAAACTATTACTTTTCAGCTATATAAAATGGGATTTTTAAAATATGGAAGTGATAGATTTACAGGTGAAGTGATAGTAGAGGACATAGGAATTCCAAATTTAGCTGTCGAAAAATTTTCTGGTTCTGAATTTATAATGGATCAAAATTTTATAAAAGGAAAACTAAAAATCAGAGATAAGTTTAGTCATAAAGGGGATTATGGAAGGGTGCTTGTTATAGCTGGATCTAGAGGATTTACAGGAGCAGCTTATATATGTACTCAGGGAGCAGTAAGAAGCGGTGCAGGGCTTGTTACTTTAGGATGTTATAGAGATATACAACCTATACTTAGTGAAAAGCTTGTTGAAGGTATGACTATTGCTTTGGAAGAAAATCTAAAATTAGAAGATACTATAGAAAAAAGTGATGCTATAGCTATAGGACCAGGTATGGGAGCTAATGATAGTACTTTAAGGTTGGTAAAAAAAGTTATTACTACTTTCAGAAAAACGGTAGTAATAGATGCAGATGGAATCAATGTTTTAAGTGGAAATCTTAACATTCTAAAAGAGAAAAAATGTGATATAATTTTAACCCCTCATTTGGGAGAAATGTCTAGAATTACCGGTTTAGGAATTGAATATATAAGGGAAAATAGAATTAAAGTAGCCAAAGACTTTGCGAAGGAGTATAATGTAATTGTACTTTTAAAAGGATATAATACGATTATTACAGATGGAAACTCAGTTGCCATAAATTCTACAGGAAATTCAGCGATGGCTTCAGGTGGCATGGGAGATTGTCTAACGGGAATTATAGCTTCTTTTTCTGCACAAAAACAACGTCCTTTTGAAGCAGCTTCTATTGCTGCATTTATACATGGATATGTGGGAGAAGAATTATCGAAAGATATGTATTCTGTAAATGCCAGTCATGTTTTACATCAATTACCTTTTTCAATAAAAAAATTAACAGAATAA
- a CDS encoding germination lipoprotein GerS-related protein, whose amino-acid sequence MKKRLLILGIMFFILSVIFSSCGKDPQNTEKIIYYLKNLNSYSCNVNILVKNDKQQINYNGKQFYDNKYGERFDLDNNRIIIYKENKIHVKDIKQGNSYYIDKNFQSLFKFSFIKEYISLLYTNEKIENSFKKVANEEYQVINLDIPGNNRNMYKAQLYVDIKDNVPAYVIIYDSKYKKRIEIKYTNFKANVELKEDMFKIN is encoded by the coding sequence GTGAAAAAAAGACTACTGATATTAGGAATTATGTTTTTTATTTTAAGTGTAATTTTTTCATCTTGTGGTAAAGACCCTCAAAATACGGAAAAAATAATTTATTATTTAAAGAATTTGAACAGCTACAGTTGCAATGTAAATATTTTAGTAAAAAATGATAAGCAGCAGATAAATTACAATGGAAAGCAATTTTATGACAATAAATATGGAGAGAGATTTGATTTAGACAACAATAGAATAATTATTTATAAAGAAAACAAGATACATGTTAAGGATATTAAGCAAGGAAATTCCTATTATATAGATAAAAATTTCCAAAGTTTATTTAAGTTTAGTTTTATAAAAGAATATATCTCTCTCCTTTATACGAATGAAAAGATTGAAAATTCATTTAAAAAGGTGGCAAATGAAGAATATCAAGTTATAAATTTAGACATACCTGGCAATAATAGAAATATGTATAAAGCCCAGTTGTATGTAGACATAAAAGATAATGTTCCTGCATACGTCATAATATACGATTCTAAATATAAAAAGCGAATAGAAATTAAATATACTAATTTTAAAGCCAATGTGGAATTAAAAGAGGATATGTTTAAAATAAATTAG
- a CDS encoding type II toxin-antitoxin system PemK/MazF family toxin encodes MTTVVKRGDIFYADLSPVVGSEQGGVRPVIILQNDVGNKYSPTVIVAAITSQINKAKLPTHVEISSEAYGLNKDSVVLLEQIRTLDKRRLKEKIGHMTDVDMKKVDGALLVSVGLQ; translated from the coding sequence ATGACAACAGTAGTGAAAAGAGGAGATATATTTTATGCTGATTTGAGCCCAGTAGTTGGGTCTGAACAAGGAGGGGTAAGGCCGGTTATTATCCTACAAAATGATGTAGGTAATAAGTACAGTCCCACTGTAATTGTTGCGGCTATTACTTCTCAGATAAATAAAGCAAAACTACCTACTCATGTTGAAATTTCTTCAGAAGCCTATGGGCTAAATAAAGATTCGGTAGTGCTGCTTGAACAAATAAGAACTTTAGATAAAAGAAGACTAAAGGAAAAAATTGGTCATATGACAGATGTAGATATGAAAAAGGTAGATGGTGCACTTTTAGTGAGTGTAGGACTACAGTAA
- a CDS encoding transketolase: MKKDIEELKKIAVTIRKDIIKMLTESSSGHPGGSLSAVEVLTTLYFYEMNINPEQPRDLNRDRFVLSKGHAAPALYSILARKGYFNVEELKSLRKIGSMLQGHPNMNEVPGIDMSTGSLGQGVSAAVGMALAGKMDKKDYRVYTLLGDGELEEGEVWEAAMAAGHYKLDNLTAFVDANGLQIDGPCEEVMSAYPIGDKFKAFKWNVIEVNGHSFEELIDAIEKAKTVKNKPTMIVCKTIKGKGVSFMENEVGWHGSAPNIEQCEKALAELGGEE; this comes from the coding sequence GTGAAAAAAGACATAGAAGAACTTAAGAAGATTGCTGTAACTATAAGAAAAGACATAATAAAAATGTTAACCGAATCTAGTTCAGGTCATCCAGGTGGTTCATTATCTGCAGTGGAGGTTTTAACCACTTTATATTTTTATGAAATGAATATTAATCCGGAGCAACCTAGAGATTTAAATAGGGATAGATTTGTATTATCAAAAGGACACGCAGCACCTGCATTATATAGTATCCTTGCAAGAAAAGGATATTTTAATGTAGAAGAGTTAAAATCACTTAGAAAGATTGGATCAATGCTTCAAGGACATCCTAATATGAATGAAGTACCAGGAATAGATATGTCTACAGGTTCTTTAGGACAGGGGGTATCTGCAGCTGTAGGAATGGCATTAGCTGGGAAAATGGATAAAAAGGATTACAGAGTTTATACTTTATTAGGTGATGGAGAACTTGAAGAAGGTGAAGTTTGGGAAGCAGCTATGGCTGCAGGACATTATAAACTAGACAATCTTACAGCTTTTGTAGACGCTAATGGACTTCAAATAGACGGACCTTGTGAAGAAGTAATGTCAGCATATCCAATTGGAGATAAGTTTAAGGCATTTAAGTGGAATGTTATAGAAGTAAATGGACATAGTTTTGAAGAACTAATAGATGCTATTGAAAAAGCAAAAACAGTTAAAAACAAACCAACTATGATAGTATGTAAGACTATTAAAGGTAAGGGAGTTTCTTTCATGGAAAATGAAGTTGGCTGGCATGGTTCAGCACCAAATATAGAACAATGTGAGAAAGCATTAGCTGAACTCGGAGGTGAGGAGTAA
- a CDS encoding transketolase family protein, which yields MSSKIATREAYGKALVELGAENKKVVVLDADLSKSTKTAKFKDAYPDRFMDMGIAEGNMMAVAAGLSTCDKIPFVSTFAMFATGRAFEQVRNSICYPKLNVKICATHAGITVGEDGASHQSVEDISLMRSIPNMTVICPSDAVEAEAAVKAVAEMDGPCYVRLGRSGVSVINDNADYKFEIGKAVQLREGKDAVIIATGIMVDAALEAYNNLAEEGIKVSVLNIHTIKPIDKEAIINAARQTGAVITAEEHSVIGGLGSAVCEVLSENLPTPVVRVGIKDTFGQSGKPAELLKAYKLTADDIVKAVKKGIALK from the coding sequence ATGTCAAGTAAAATAGCAACTAGAGAAGCTTATGGAAAAGCATTAGTGGAATTGGGAGCTGAAAATAAAAAAGTAGTAGTCCTTGATGCGGATCTTTCAAAATCTACTAAAACTGCTAAGTTCAAAGATGCATATCCAGATAGATTTATGGACATGGGAATAGCAGAAGGTAATATGATGGCAGTAGCAGCAGGTTTGTCTACTTGCGATAAGATACCTTTTGTAAGCACTTTTGCCATGTTTGCAACGGGAAGGGCATTTGAGCAGGTAAGAAATTCTATATGCTATCCTAAATTAAATGTTAAAATATGTGCTACTCATGCTGGTATTACAGTAGGGGAAGATGGAGCATCTCATCAGTCTGTAGAAGATATATCGCTTATGAGAAGTATACCTAATATGACAGTTATATGCCCAAGTGATGCAGTAGAAGCAGAAGCTGCTGTTAAAGCTGTAGCTGAAATGGATGGACCTTGTTATGTAAGACTTGGCAGGTCAGGAGTATCTGTTATAAATGATAATGCAGATTATAAATTTGAAATAGGAAAAGCAGTTCAGCTTAGAGAAGGAAAAGACGCAGTTATTATTGCAACTGGCATAATGGTTGATGCAGCACTGGAAGCATATAATAATCTAGCAGAAGAAGGAATTAAAGTATCAGTTTTAAACATACATACAATAAAACCTATAGACAAGGAAGCAATAATAAATGCAGCAAGGCAAACTGGTGCGGTTATAACTGCAGAAGAACACAGTGTTATAGGGGGACTTGGATCAGCTGTATGTGAAGTTTTAAGTGAAAATTTACCTACTCCAGTAGTAAGGGTAGGCATAAAAGATACTTTTGGTCAAAGTGGAAAACCGGCAGAACTTTTAAAAGCCTATAAACTTACAGCAGATGATATAGTGAAAGCTGTTAAAAAGGGTATAGCTTTAAAATAG
- the ftsE gene encoding cell division ATP-binding protein FtsE, with translation MIQFKNVSKVYNNNIFALSNINLKIEKGEFVFLVGPSGAGKTTFVKALLKEVQPTSGDIIVNNLNITKLKRSKIPLYRRKLGVVFQDFRLIPTLNVYENVAFAMRVIEAHPKEIRKKVPVVLSLVGLANKYKSFPHELSGGEQQRISLARAIVNNPSILIADEPTGNLDPDTSMDIMETINDINEAGTTVLMATHASDIVDSMRKRVIALEKGIIVRDEQRGAYGYED, from the coding sequence ATGATACAGTTCAAAAACGTAAGCAAGGTTTACAATAATAACATATTCGCACTGTCAAATATAAATCTGAAAATTGAAAAAGGGGAATTTGTTTTTTTAGTTGGGCCTAGTGGAGCGGGAAAAACTACTTTTGTAAAGGCACTTTTGAAAGAAGTTCAACCTACATCAGGAGACATTATAGTTAACAATCTCAATATCACAAAATTAAAAAGAAGTAAGATACCTTTATATAGAAGAAAATTAGGAGTAGTTTTTCAAGACTTTAGACTGATACCTACTTTAAATGTTTATGAAAATGTAGCATTTGCAATGAGGGTTATTGAAGCTCATCCAAAAGAAATAAGAAAAAAGGTACCTGTTGTACTTTCTTTAGTTGGATTGGCAAATAAATACAAGTCATTTCCACATGAACTTTCTGGAGGAGAACAACAGAGAATTTCACTGGCAAGGGCTATAGTAAATAACCCATCTATATTAATAGCTGATGAACCTACTGGAAATTTGGACCCAGATACTTCTATGGACATAATGGAAACAATAAACGATATAAATGAGGCTGGAACAACAGTACTAATGGCAACTCATGCAAGCGATATAGTTGATTCTATGAGAAAAAGAGTTATAGCACTGGAAAAAGGTATTATAGTAAGAGATGAGCAAAGGGGTGCATACGGATATGAGGATTAG
- the ftsX gene encoding permease-like cell division protein FtsX: MRISTVSFSIKDAFRNLNRNKTISIASAATVAATLFIFGIYLLAMMNIKQGILEVQSKVEVKIYLQDNITRIQKRNIEDKINTTDGVVNVSYETKSQALDKFRDQLGKENKSLVEGLEKDNPIPSAYIVKVSDPQVVSQVVKNVQGMPGIYSVQDAREIVDKIIAITRTIKWVGTIIFIILIGVSLFLIGNTIKITVYSRRKEIGIMKYIGATDWFIRWPFIIEGIIIGIAGGIVSDIILYYLYKILYVKAASSLVIMQLISPIYVITSILGIFILVGIIIGAVGSALSIRKFLEV, encoded by the coding sequence ATGAGGATTAGTACTGTAAGTTTTTCTATTAAGGATGCATTTAGAAATTTAAATAGAAATAAAACTATAAGTATAGCATCTGCAGCTACGGTAGCAGCTACGCTTTTTATTTTCGGTATATATCTACTTGCTATGATGAATATCAAACAAGGTATATTGGAAGTACAATCTAAAGTAGAGGTAAAGATATATCTTCAGGATAATATAACTAGAATTCAGAAGAGAAATATCGAGGATAAAATAAATACTACAGATGGAGTAGTGAATGTAAGTTACGAAACAAAGTCTCAGGCACTAGATAAGTTTAGAGATCAGTTGGGAAAGGAAAATAAGTCTTTAGTAGAGGGACTTGAGAAGGACAATCCAATTCCAAGTGCATACATAGTGAAGGTTTCAGATCCCCAAGTTGTGTCCCAGGTAGTTAAAAATGTACAGGGAATGCCCGGAATATATAGTGTGCAGGATGCCAGAGAAATTGTGGATAAAATTATAGCTATAACTAGAACTATAAAATGGGTAGGAACTATTATATTTATAATATTAATAGGAGTTTCACTATTTTTAATAGGAAATACAATAAAGATAACTGTTTATTCTAGAAGAAAAGAAATAGGGATAATGAAATACATTGGAGCTACAGACTGGTTTATAAGATGGCCTTTTATTATAGAAGGTATTATAATAGGTATTGCAGGGGGAATAGTATCAGATATAATACTTTACTATCTGTATAAAATATTATATGTTAAAGCAGCGTCCTCTCTTGTAATAATGCAGTTAATTAGTCCTATTTATGTAATCACTAGTATTTTGGGAATATTTATTCTGGTGGGTATTATTATAGGTGCTGTAGGAAGTGCACTATCTATTAGAAAATTCTTAGAAGTTTAA
- a CDS encoding S41 family peptidase yields MNSKRKWIGWTIAIVLITNILTMFGTTSFITSAQGNTVGNFGKLFEIRSQLYKYYDGPINDSTLVEGAIKGMTSSLNDPYTVFMNKKEFEDFNVQTQGNYSGVGIQVAAKNSNIVVMDVFDNSPSKKAGIVKNDIIEKVNGTSVSGKDLDKAVSLMKGQENTEVTLTLYREKKGNFDVRVKRQKIDIDTVKGEMLQDNVGYIQVSMFDENTAKNFKDQLNKLKSQGMKSLIIDLRDNPGGVLDQCVDMVSNFVPSGKVIVSTVDKYNNRKEYKSKGGDFTNLPLTVLTNGNSASASEIFSGAIRDYKIGTLVGEKTYGKGVVQTILDTGSGTALKVTISKYYTPNGENIHKKGIKPNVEVIYPEELKKAAYDRNKDPQFSKALEIAKSKIK; encoded by the coding sequence TTGAATAGCAAGAGAAAATGGATAGGATGGACTATAGCAATTGTACTTATAACAAATATCCTTACAATGTTTGGAACTACAAGTTTTATAACAAGCGCTCAGGGAAATACTGTAGGAAATTTTGGAAAACTATTTGAAATTAGAAGTCAATTATATAAATATTATGATGGACCTATAAACGATTCAACTTTAGTTGAAGGTGCCATTAAGGGAATGACTTCATCGCTAAATGATCCTTATACTGTATTTATGAATAAAAAAGAATTTGAAGATTTTAATGTTCAAACTCAGGGAAATTATAGTGGTGTTGGAATTCAGGTTGCAGCAAAAAATAGCAATATTGTTGTAATGGATGTATTTGATAATTCCCCTTCAAAAAAAGCGGGAATAGTAAAAAATGATATAATTGAGAAAGTAAATGGTACTAGTGTTAGTGGAAAAGATCTAGATAAAGCTGTATCTTTAATGAAGGGTCAGGAGAATACGGAAGTTACGCTGACATTATATAGAGAGAAAAAAGGAAATTTTGATGTAAGAGTTAAAAGGCAGAAAATAGATATTGATACTGTAAAAGGTGAAATGCTGCAGGATAATGTAGGATATATTCAGGTAAGTATGTTTGATGAAAATACTGCAAAAAACTTTAAAGATCAGTTGAACAAATTGAAGAGTCAGGGCATGAAATCATTGATTATAGATTTAAGAGATAATCCAGGTGGAGTTTTAGATCAATGTGTTGATATGGTATCTAATTTTGTACCTAGTGGTAAGGTTATAGTTTCTACAGTTGATAAATACAACAATAGGAAAGAGTATAAATCAAAAGGTGGGGATTTTACCAATTTGCCTTTGACAGTATTGACTAATGGAAATAGTGCCAGTGCATCGGAAATATTTTCAGGAGCCATTAGAGACTATAAAATTGGAACTTTAGTTGGAGAAAAAACCTATGGAAAAGGGGTAGTTCAAACTATACTTGATACAGGAAGTGGCACTGCCCTCAAAGTTACTATATCAAAATATTATACTCCAAATGGGGAAAACATACACAAGAAGGGTATAAAACCTAATGTAGAAGTGATATATCCTGAAGAACTTAAGAAAGCTGCTTATGATAGGAACAAAGATCCTCAATTTAGCAAAGCACTTGAAATAGCAAAAAGCAAAATAAAATAG
- a CDS encoding PDZ domain-containing protein — translation MILLYTLKSIAFALTEPYLIIILAVLALVLYRKNKQITVMQKMIIGERINSPFELTISQIVIGIFAGIVITTIMSYLGIVFDENSSVDLVFLASIIFMFFNPRFICFSYSGAVLGFLSLTMAILSSEFNLPNLNFLKIDVVALMSMVAVIHFVEGILIILDGKTGSIPVFTSKGGSIIGGFALRRYWIVPVAIFFMIHDKSAIASSWQVSLPGWWPIVKTSIPFNILKNAVLTLMPFYAVVGYNSVTFTKSVKEKSQISGVIVMLYGIILFGLAQLAVLNIVLKFFVVIFAPLAHEGIIILQRYLENRGAPKYISSSEGIMVLAVAPNSPASEMGIKTGDLLMEVNGEKIESEDRITEIVREYSNFIWFKVKNVSGALEQVSYNKMNKDKRLGIVFVPRKVPKDSMVVKFDKSRFSQMLNDMKNKDKDKDKDD, via the coding sequence ATGATATTATTATATACATTGAAGTCCATAGCTTTTGCATTGACAGAACCGTATTTAATAATTATTTTAGCTGTTCTTGCACTTGTGTTATATAGAAAAAATAAACAGATAACTGTAATGCAAAAGATGATAATTGGAGAAAGAATTAATTCTCCTTTTGAACTTACAATATCACAAATCGTAATAGGAATTTTTGCAGGGATTGTCATTACTACTATTATGTCCTATTTAGGAATAGTTTTTGATGAAAATTCTTCTGTAGATTTAGTATTTTTAGCATCTATAATATTTATGTTTTTTAATCCAAGGTTCATATGTTTTTCTTACTCTGGGGCAGTACTTGGATTCTTAAGTCTTACGATGGCTATATTATCTTCAGAGTTTAACCTTCCAAATTTGAATTTTTTAAAGATAGATGTAGTTGCTCTTATGAGTATGGTAGCTGTAATACATTTTGTAGAGGGAATTTTAATTATATTGGATGGAAAGACAGGATCTATTCCGGTTTTTACAAGTAAAGGTGGCAGCATAATAGGCGGGTTTGCCCTGCGAAGATACTGGATAGTTCCTGTGGCTATATTTTTTATGATTCATGATAAATCTGCAATAGCAAGTTCGTGGCAGGTGTCTCTTCCTGGATGGTGGCCTATAGTAAAAACTTCTATACCGTTTAATATTTTAAAGAATGCAGTTCTTACATTAATGCCATTTTATGCTGTAGTGGGATACAATAGTGTGACTTTTACTAAAAGTGTAAAGGAAAAGAGTCAAATATCTGGTGTTATTGTAATGCTATACGGTATTATTTTATTTGGGTTAGCGCAATTGGCAGTTTTAAATATTGTGTTGAAATTCTTTGTAGTTATATTTGCACCTTTAGCTCATGAAGGAATTATTATCCTGCAGAGGTATTTAGAAAATAGAGGGGCACCTAAATACATAAGCAGCAGTGAAGGGATTATGGTACTTGCCGTGGCACCTAATTCACCTGCAAGTGAAATGGGAATAAAAACTGGAGATTTGTTGATGGAAGTAAATGGTGAAAAAATTGAAAGTGAAGATAGAATAACTGAAATAGTAAGGGAATATTCAAATTTTATTTGGTTTAAAGTAAAAAATGTATCTGGGGCTTTAGAACAGGTTAGCTATAACAAGATGAACAAAGATAAGAGGCTTGGAATAGTTTTTGTACCCAGAAAGGTGCCTAAGGACAGTATGGTTGTAAAGTTTGATAAAAGCCGATTTTCTCAAATGCTAAATGATATGAAAAATAAGGATAAAGATAAAGATAAGGATGATTAG
- the uvrB gene encoding excinuclease ABC subunit UvrB, producing the protein MGVFKIHSKFKPTGDQPQAIDSIADGVLKGNKFQTLLGVTGSGKTFTMANIIEKVQKPTLVLAHNKTLAAQLCSEFRDFFPNNSVEYFVSYYDYYQPEAYIPQTDTYIEKDASINDEIDKLRHSATSALLERKDVVVVASVSCIYGLGNPEEYKKLTLSLRPGMIKNRDEVLKKLVEIQYERNDINFVRGTFRVKGDIVDIFPAASTDHAIRVEFFGDEIDKIREFDVLTGDTIGLRKHANIFPASHFATSREKMELAIEKIEEELEHRLKELTSQDKLLEAQRLKQRTNFDIEMMREVGYCSGIENYSRIMDGRAKGSPPQTLIDYFPDDFLLFIDESHVTLPQVKAMYAGDRSRKDSLVQYGFRLPSAYDNRPLKFQEFEKKINQVVFVSATPADYELEHSENVAEQILRPTGLLDPEIVVKPIKGQIDDLYDSIQKTISRGYRILVTTLTKKMAEDLTDYFKDMNVKARYLHSSIATIDRMKIIRDLRKGEFDVLVGINLLREGLDIPEVALVAILDADKEGFLRSERSLIQTIGRAARNSESKVIMYADVITKSMDKAISETRRRRKIQIEYNKKMGIVPKTINKAIREVIESTMVLEEKEEYNSLEEAVKADNEKIDELIEAHERQMKKAAKELRFEEAAKLRDTILKLKKQKNK; encoded by the coding sequence ATGGGAGTTTTTAAAATACATTCTAAATTTAAACCTACTGGAGATCAACCCCAAGCTATAGATAGTATAGCGGATGGTGTTTTAAAAGGAAATAAATTTCAAACGTTACTTGGAGTAACTGGGTCCGGTAAGACTTTTACTATGGCCAATATAATAGAAAAAGTACAGAAACCTACATTGGTGCTTGCACATAATAAAACTTTAGCAGCACAGTTATGTTCGGAATTCAGAGATTTCTTCCCCAATAATTCTGTAGAATATTTTGTATCATATTATGATTATTATCAGCCAGAAGCATATATACCTCAGACAGATACTTACATAGAAAAAGATGCATCTATAAATGATGAAATTGATAAATTAAGACATTCTGCTACTTCTGCACTCCTGGAAAGAAAAGATGTAGTTGTAGTGGCATCAGTATCTTGCATTTATGGACTTGGAAACCCTGAAGAATATAAAAAATTAACTTTGTCTCTAAGGCCGGGAATGATAAAAAATAGAGATGAAGTCCTAAAAAAATTAGTAGAAATACAGTATGAAAGAAATGATATAAATTTTGTAAGAGGCACCTTTAGGGTAAAAGGGGATATAGTGGACATATTTCCAGCAGCATCTACAGATCACGCTATAAGGGTAGAGTTCTTTGGAGATGAAATTGATAAGATAAGGGAGTTTGATGTGCTCACAGGAGATACCATTGGACTTAGAAAACATGCAAATATATTTCCAGCATCTCATTTTGCCACTTCAAGAGAAAAAATGGAATTGGCCATAGAAAAGATAGAAGAAGAATTAGAACACAGACTTAAGGAACTTACATCTCAGGATAAATTGCTTGAAGCACAAAGATTAAAACAGAGAACTAATTTTGACATAGAAATGATGAGAGAAGTAGGATATTGTAGTGGAATTGAAAATTATTCTAGAATAATGGATGGAAGAGCTAAGGGAAGTCCGCCACAAACCCTTATTGATTATTTTCCAGATGATTTTTTGCTTTTTATAGACGAAAGTCATGTTACTCTTCCTCAGGTAAAAGCCATGTATGCGGGAGATAGATCCAGGAAAGATTCATTAGTTCAATATGGCTTTAGACTTCCTTCTGCGTATGATAACAGACCTTTAAAGTTTCAAGAATTTGAAAAAAAGATAAATCAGGTTGTATTTGTAAGTGCTACACCTGCAGACTATGAGTTGGAACATTCCGAAAATGTGGCAGAACAAATATTAAGACCTACAGGACTTTTAGATCCTGAAATTGTAGTGAAACCAATTAAAGGACAAATAGATGATTTATATGATAGTATACAAAAAACTATATCAAGAGGATATAGGATACTTGTTACTACACTTACTAAAAAGATGGCAGAAGATTTAACAGATTATTTTAAAGACATGAATGTCAAGGCGAGATATCTTCATTCCAGTATAGCTACTATAGATAGGATGAAGATAATAAGGGATTTGAGAAAGGGAGAATTTGACGTCTTAGTGGGAATTAATCTTCTAAGAGAGGGACTTGATATACCTGAAGTTGCATTAGTTGCAATCTTAGATGCAGATAAGGAAGGTTTTTTAAGGTCAGAAAGATCTCTTATTCAAACTATAGGAAGGGCTGCAAGAAACTCTGAAAGCAAAGTTATAATGTATGCCGATGTTATTACAAAATCTATGGATAAAGCTATAAGTGAAACTAGAAGAAGAAGAAAAATACAAATTGAGTATAATAAGAAGATGGGCATAGTTCCAAAAACAATTAATAAGGCAATTAGAGAAGTTATAGAGTCAACTATGGTTTTGGAAGAAAAAGAAGAATATAATAGTTTAGAAGAGGCAGTAAAGGCGGACAATGAAAAAATAGATGAACTCATTGAAGCTCATGAAAGACAGATGAAAAAGGCAGCAAAAGAACTTAGATTTGAAGAAGCTGCTAAACTAAGAGATACAATACTTAAGTTAAAAAAACAGAAAAATAAATAA